The genomic interval GACCCCCACCGCCGCCGGGCACACCGCGCCCCGCATCGCGATGACCGAACCGACCGTCGCACCCTTGCCGTAGTGCACGTCCGGCATGACCGCGAGGCCCTTGATCCATGGCAGGGTCGCGACGTTGCGCAGCTGCTGGAGCGCGCCCTCCTCCACCGACGCCGGGTCGGCCCACATGCGGATCGGTACCTTCGCGCCCGGCATCTCCACGTACGACATAGCGTCCTCATTCCCCCGAAAACCATCAAAAAAAGTCAAAAGTCATACATCGCAAAACCGTCGCCAAGGTCTACGAAAGGGACAGCGGACCGGCGTCCACGGCTGTGCGTGCGATAGACATTGTCTCCAGGGGGTCCCCCGGTGCGGCAAGCGATTAACCAGCGGGGACACTGGCAGACCCTGGATCGTTCAAGGGGTCGAGGGGCACGGAACACCGCCGGCACCCGACACCCGACACCTACCCGACACACCGTCGAGAGGAGCCCGACCGTGCAGCGGAAGGCGTACGTACCCGGCACCGCCGCGCTCCTCGTGGCGCTGCTGGCCGGCTGCACGAGCGGCTCGACCGACAGCGGTACGACGGACGACGCGAACCCGGGCGAGGCCGGCACGGCGACCGCGGTGGCCCAGCCGGGCAAGTACCGCACGCTCCCGGAGCCTTGCGGCGCGGTCGGTCACGGCACCCTCGACTCCCTGCTCCCCGGCCTCCAGCAGATCACCGACGCGGACCAGCGCGAGGCGGCGTACGCGGGCGACGCGACGCTGACGTACGACACGGACCGCAAGGTCGGCTGCCGTTGGAAGGTCGAGTCCACGGACGCGACCGACCATCTCCTGGTCGACTTCGAGCGGGTGGTGTCCTACGACAACGCCGTGAGCGACGACAGCCAGGCGCAGACGATCTTCGCGACGAAGGAGACGGCGGCCGATCTCCCGGAGCCGACGACGAGCGCCACGGCGTCGGACACCGAGTCGAACTCCGCGTCCGACTCGGCGTCGGCGTCGGACTCCGCGACGCCCTCCGCCACCCCCTCGTCCTCGTCCTCCGCGTCCGCCACGGACTCCGACTCGCCCTCCGCGTCCGCCTCCCCCACCGGTCTCGAACCCCGCGCCCTCTCCGGTCTCGGCGACGAGGCGTTCCTGGACGACGCGTTGAGCAGTTCCGGTTCGACGGCTCAGCAGCGCACGGTGACTGTGGTGTTTCGCACGTCCAACGTCATTGTGACCATCGAGTACGAGGAGCAGCCGGCGACGGTCGGTGTCGTGCCGGACAGCCAGAAGATGCAGGACAGGGCGCGGAAACTGGCCGCGCAGCTGGCCGATTCGCTCAACGGTTAGGGCGTTCGGGAGGGCCGTTCGCGGGGGCCCGCAAAGCCCGTGAACGGAGACCGCACAGCTGACTCACCGCGTACCGTGGCCCCTCGGACCCGATCCGACGGCAGGAACCACGAGCGTCATGAGTGAAGGAACCATGCATCAACCAGCACAGCGAGACCACAGTGACCAGCAGCGGGCGAAGCGTCTGAGCCGCCTCCTTGTCTGCGCGGCCGCCGTCCCGGTGATGCTGATCGCGGCCGGCTGCTCCTCCGACTCCGGCTCCGACGACGGCGCGGCCAAGGACACCACCGGCCCCGGTGCGACGACGTCCGCCGACGCGACCGCCGCTCCGACGGTGCAGGCGGCGGCGTACAAGAAGCTGCCCGAGCCGTGCGCGGTGCTGTCGAAGAAGACGTTGACCGATCTGGTGCCGAAGAGCGCCAAGTCGGGCAAGGAGGGCACGTCCAGCGACACGGCGTCGCGCGGGAGTTGCTCCTGGACGAGCCTGGACAACAACGGGGTCAAGGGTTCGCAGTTCCGCTGGCTGAACGTGTCGTTGCTGCGCTTCGACTCCTCGCAGACGCAGGGCGAGGGCGACAAGCTGGCCGCCGCGTACTACGCGAAGCAGGTGCAGGAGGCGCAGTCCGTCACCGGCGCGAAGAACGCCAAGTCGGAGCCGGTCGCGGGCGCGGGCGACGAGGCCACGGCGGTGCGCTACGACCTGAAGAAGAAGGAAGGCTCCTTCAAGCAGCAGACGGTGGTGGCGCGCGTGGAGAACGTGGTCGTCACGGTCGACTACAACGGCGCGGGCCTCGCGGGCGACAAGGCGCCGAGCGCGGACACGCTGACGAAGGCGGCGGAGAAGGCCGTGAAGGAGGCCGTGGCGGCGGTCACGTCGGCCAACGGCACGGGTACGGGCGCGGGTTCGGGCTCCGGCTCGGGCGGCGCGGGCAGCACGCCCTCGAAGTCCTCCTCCAAGTCGCCCTCGAAGACCGCTTCCCCGTCCGCCTCCGCCTCCAAGTCCGCGGCGAAGTCGGACGCGAAGGCCCCGGCCGCCACGGCCTCCTCCTCCGCCTCTTCCGCCGCCGACAAGAGCTGACCGCAGATTTCACATCCGGCCCGTTTCCGGGCCTCAACTCGCAGGTCAGCACAGGCCTTTGACGGAGCCCGGCCCCTTCGCGGACCGGGCTCCTGACGGACCGGCACCCAGGACGCCGCACACATGTGCCACCCTGTTGCGCGCAACACCATGTAAGGGGAGGGGAGTCCGGGTGTCCGCACCCATTCAGCTCACACGTATGCACCGGGTGCTCATCGGCGTGGTCGTCTCCGGTGCGGTCGTCATCGCCGGTATCGGCTTCGCCGGTTCGTACGCCGCCGTGCGCGAGCTCGCCCTGAAGAAGGGCTTCGGGAACTTCGCGTACGTCTTCCCGATCGGCATCGACGCGGGCATCTGCGTCCTGCTCGCCCTCGACCTGCTCCTGACCTGGATCAGGATCCCCTTCCCGCTGCTGCGCCAGACGGCATGGCTGCTGACGGTCGCGACGATCGCCTTCAACGGCGCCGCGGCCTGGCCCGACCCGCTCGGTGTCGGCATGCACGCGGTGATCCCGATCCTGTTCGTGGTCTCGGTGGAGGCGGCCCGGCACGCGATCGGCCGTATCGCCGACATCACGGCCGACAAGCACATGGAGGGCGTCCGGCTCACCCGCTGGCTGCTCTCCCCCATCCCGACGTTCCTGCTCTGGCGCCGCATGAAGCTCTGGGAACTCCGTTCCTACGAGCAGGTCATCAAGCTGGAGCAGGACCGCCTCGTCTACCAGGCCCGCCTCCACTCCCGCTTCGGCCGCGCCTGGCGCCGCAAGGCCCCCGTGGAGTCGATCATGCCGCTGCGCCTGGCCCGCTACGGCGTCCCGCTCGCGCAGACGGCCCCCTCGGGCCTCGCGGCGGCGGGCATCGAGCCCGTACTGCTGCCCCCGGCCCCGCAGTTGGAGCCGGCCCGCGAGCAGGAACAGCCGACGGCACCGGCCGTCCAGAACGCCCCGGCACCGGCCCGCGAGCAACTCCCCGCCGCCGAGGGCAACGAGCGGCACGAGCAGTCCCGGGACCAGGCCGAGCCGCAGAACCCGTGGCTGCACTCGCGGGACCCGCAGACGGTGGCGTACCAGGGCGGCTACGACCCGACGTACGAACCGGATCCCGTGTACTCCGGGTGGTACGAGGAGGAGCCGCAGGCCGAGCAGTTCCAGCAGTACGAGGAGGAACAGCAGCGGTTCGAGCAGCAGCAGCGGCGGTTCGACCGGCAACAGCAGCCGTTCCCGCAGCAGCAGGCGTTCCAGCAGGAGGAGCCCGCCCCGGCCCCTGAGCCCTCCATGGAGGACACCGGTACCTTCCAGATCCCGTCGGGCCCCGGCCGTACCCGTGAGATGGGTGCGGGCGGTGGCACGGAGCTGACGGAGGACGAGTACTACCAGGTCTTCAAGAAGTCGATAGACGGCAGCTACCCGACCTCGGGTCAGTTCCGGGGCGACGTGGAGGCCACCTATGGCATCACGCTCCCGCAGCGCGAGGCCGAGCGGATGGTCACCCGCTTCACCAACCGTCACACGACACAGCTTGAGGAAGAACACATCGCCTGAGACAGGAAAATGACGAAGGGCCCTCGGAAGAGGGCCCTTCGTCGTTGCGGTGTGTCTACTCCCCCAGCAGCCTCCGCACCCGCTCCTGGCCCACGGCCAGCAGCAGCGTGGGCAGACGCGGGCCGGTGTCACGACCGACCAGCAGGTGGTAGAGGAGGGCGAAGAACGTGCGCTGGGCGGTCTTGATCTCCGGCGGGAGTTCCTTGGCGGTCGCGTCGGCGGAGAAGCCCGCCTGGACCTTGGGGACGCCGTAGACGAGGTGGCTCAGGCCGTCCAGGGACCAGTGGTCGGCGAGGCCGTCGCGCAGGAGTCGTAGGGACTGCTGGGAGGGCTCGTCGAGGGACTTGAGGAGGTCGGTGTCGGGTTCGTCGCGCACGATGGTCCGCTGGTCGGCGGGAACGTGCGTGTTGATCCAGGCCTCTGCCTTGTCGAGCCGGGGGCGGACCTCGTCGAGGGTGGACAGCGGGTCGGCCGGGTCGAGTTCGCTGAGGATGCGCAGCGTCTGGTCCTCGGCTCCGGCGGTGATGTCGGCGACGGACGCGAGGGTCCGGTACGGCATCGGCCGGGGTGTACGCGGGAGTTCACCGGCGGCGGTACGGACGGCACGGGCGTGCGCGGCGAGGTCGGCGGGAAGGGCTGCCCCCTCCGCGACCTTCCCGTCCAGCTTGTCCCACTCGTCGTAGAGGCGCTGGATCTCCTGGTCGAAGGCGATCTTGAAGGACTGGTTGGGGCGGCGGCGGGCGTAGAGCCAGCGCAGGAGCTGCGGTTCCATGATCTGGAGCGCGTCGGCCGGGGTGGGGACCCCGCCCTTGCTGCTGGACATCTTGGCCATGCCGCTGATGCCGACGAAGGCGTACATGGGCCCGATGGGCCGCTCGCCGCCGAAGATCCCGACGATCTGCCCACCGACCTGGAACGAGGACCCCGGGGACGAATGGTCGACACCACTCGGCTCGAAGATGACGCCCTCGTAGGCCCAACGCATCGGCCAGTCGACCTTCCAGACCAGCTTGCCGCGGTTGAACTCGCTGAGGTGGACGGTCTCGGTGAACCCGTCCTCCGTGCAGACGTAGGTCAGCTCGGTGGTGTCGTCGTCGTACGCCGTGACGGTGGTGAGGTCCTTGCCGCAGCTGCCGCAGAAGGGCTTGTACGGGAAGTACCCGGCGGAACCGGAGCTGCCGTCGTCCTCCTCGGCCGCGCCGGAACCCGCTTCGGCCTCCAACTCGGCGTCGTCGACAGGCTTCTGCGCCTGCTGCGGCTTCTTGGCGGGGGCCTTCTTGGTGCGGTACTGGTCGAGGATCGCGTCGATGTCACCGCGGTGCTTCATGGCGTGCAGGATCTGCTCGCGGTACACGCCGGAGGTGTACTGCGCGGTCTGGCCGATCCCGTCGAACTCGACGCCCAGCTCGGCGAGCGAGGCGACCATCGCGGCCTTGAAGTGCTCGGCCCAGTTCGGATACGGCGAGCCGACCGGAGCCGGCACCGAGGTCAGCGGCTTCCCGATGTGCTCGGCCCAGCTCGCGTCGGTCCCCTCCACCCCGTTGGGCACCTTGCGGTAGCGGTCGTAGTCGTCCCAGGAGATGAGGTGCCGGACCTCGTGACCCCGGCGACGGATCTCGTCGGCGACGAGGTGCGGGGTCATGACCTCGCGGAGGTTCCCGAGGTGGATGGGCCCGGAGGGGGACAGCCCGGACGCGACGACGACCGGTTTGCCCGGGGCCCGACGCTCCGACTCCTCGATGACCTCATCCGCGAAACGGGAGACCCAGTCGGTGGTCTCGGTGCTCTGAGCCACGATCGGCACGTCCTTCTTTCTGACACGGGGCAGCCGGTACGGTCGCACGACTGACCGCTCTATTGTCCCAGGCGACCTCCCTTCCACGAAAACGCCTTTTCCAAGCCCGTGACTGTGGGGGGCGGGGGGGCGGCCTTGGGGGGTGGGGGTGGGGCTTGGCGTGAGGGGGCGCGGGGGTGGGGCCGTGGCTGTGGGGGGGGCGGGGTTGAGGCCTGACGCGAGGGGGATCGGGCGGAGGCCTGGCGCGAGAGGACGCCGGGCTGAGGCCGTGGGGCGCGCGGGACGGAGGCGTGGAGCTGAGGCCTGATGGGCCGGGACCGTGGGAGGCGTGGGGCTGTGGCTTGGCACGAGGGGGATCGGGACGGAGGCCTGACACGAGGGGGCGCGAGGCCGAGACTGCGGGGCGCGCGGCACGGAGGCGCGGAGCTGAGGCCTGACGCGAGGGGACGCGGGACGGAGCCCTGGACGGCGGCGCAGCCGCCTTCAAGGGCGCGGGGGCTGAGGCTTGGACGGCGGCGCAGCCGCCTCCAAGGGGCGCGGGGCTGTATCGATATGCGGCTCCGCCGCGGGGCGCGACCAGCCCCCACCGGGCCCGCACCCGAAAAACTGGCTTTACCCCCCGTGGGATACTGACCGTGTCTACCAAACCCACGAGGAGAACGGCTCCCACCCCATGACCTCGGTCACGTCGCTCACCGACCTAGTCCACCAGCGCCTCGCGAACGCCCTCACGGCAACCCTGCCGGAGGCCGCCGCGGACCCCCTGCTGCGACGTAGCGACCGGGCCGACTTCCAGGCGAACGGCATCCTCGCCCTGGCGAAGAAGGCCAAGGCCAACCCCCGGGAGCTGGCAACCCAGGTCGTGGCGAACGTGACCACCGGCGACGTGATCAAGGACATCGAGGTCTCCGGCCCCGGCTTCCTGAACGTGACGATCACCGACCGCGCGATCACCGAAACCCTCGCCGCCCGCTACGCCGACGACACGGCCCGCCTGGGCGTCCCCCTCGCCCCCCACCCCGGCACGACGGTCATCGACTACGCCCAGCCGAACGTGGCGAAGGAGATGCACGTAGGCCACCTCCGCTCCGCGGTGATCGGCGACGCGGTCGTCCAACTCCTGGAGTTCACCGGCGAGTCGGTGGTCCGTCGGCACCACATCGGCGACTGGGGAACCCAGTTCGGCATGCTGATCCAGTATCTGGACGAGCACCCGGGCGAGTTGGACCACGCCGACGCGGACGTCACCGGCGAGGAGGCGATGTCGAACCTCGACCGTCTCTACAAGGCCGCGCGCAAACTCTTCGACTCCGACGAGGAGTTCAAGACGCGGGCGCGCCGCAGGGTCGTGGACCTCCAGGCGGGCGACCCCCAGACCCTCGCCGCCTGGCAGAAGTTCGTGGACGAGTCGAAGATCTACTTCTTCTCCGTCTTCGAGAAGCTGGACATGGAGATCCGGGACGCGGACATCGTCGGCGAGTCGGGCTACAACGACATGCTGGACGAGACGTGCCGCCTCCTGGAGGAGTCCGGCGTCGCGGAGATCTCGGACGGCGCGCTCTGCGTGTTCTTCGACGACATCAAGGGCCCGGACGGCAACCGCGTCCCCCTGATCGTCCGCAAGTCCGACGGCGGCTACGGCTACGCGGCGACGGACCTGTCCGCGATCCGCGACCGTGTCTTCAACCTCAAGGCGACCTCGCTCCTCTACGTCGTCGACGTCCGCCAGTCCCTCCACTTCAAGATGGTCTTCGAGACCGCACGCCGGGCCGGCTGGCTCAACGACGACGTCACGGCGTACCAGTTGGCCTTCGGCACGATCCTCGGCAAGGACGGCAAGCCGTTCAAGACGCGTGAGGGCGTGTCGGTGAAGCTGGAGGACCTCCTCGACGAGGCGGTCCAGCGCGCCACGGCGGTCGTCCGCGACAAGGCCGAGAAGGTCGGCCTGACCGAGCAGGAGATCATCGACAACGGCCGCTACGTGGGCATCGGCGCGGTCAAGTACGCCGACCTCTCAACCTCCGCGGTCCGGGACTACAAGTTCGACCTGGACCAGATGGTCTCCCTGAACGGCGACACGGCGGTGTACCTCCAGTACGCCTACGCCCGCATCCAGTCCATCCTCCGCAAGGCCGGCGAGTCCCACCCCCAGGCCCACCCGGAACTGGAACTGGCCCCGGCGGAAAGGTCGTTGGGCCTCCACCTGGACCAGTTCAGCGAGGTAGTGGCGGAAGCGGCCAAGGAGTACGCCCCCCACAAACTGACGGCGTACCTCTACCAACTGGCCTCCGCCCTCACGACGTTCTACGACCAGTGCCACGTCCTCTCCCCGGACAACGCCCCGGAGGTCGTCGAAAACCGCCTGTTCCTGGTGGACTTGACGGCACGGACGTTGCAGCGGGGGATGGCGTTGCTGGGCATCAGGACGCCCGAGCGCCTCTAACCCC from Streptomyces sp. NBC_01288 carries:
- a CDS encoding DUF3558 domain-containing protein, whose translation is MQRKAYVPGTAALLVALLAGCTSGSTDSGTTDDANPGEAGTATAVAQPGKYRTLPEPCGAVGHGTLDSLLPGLQQITDADQREAAYAGDATLTYDTDRKVGCRWKVESTDATDHLLVDFERVVSYDNAVSDDSQAQTIFATKETAADLPEPTTSATASDTESNSASDSASASDSATPSATPSSSSSASATDSDSPSASASPTGLEPRALSGLGDEAFLDDALSSSGSTAQQRTVTVVFRTSNVIVTIEYEEQPATVGVVPDSQKMQDRARKLAAQLADSLNG
- a CDS encoding DUF3558 family protein: MHQPAQRDHSDQQRAKRLSRLLVCAAAVPVMLIAAGCSSDSGSDDGAAKDTTGPGATTSADATAAPTVQAAAYKKLPEPCAVLSKKTLTDLVPKSAKSGKEGTSSDTASRGSCSWTSLDNNGVKGSQFRWLNVSLLRFDSSQTQGEGDKLAAAYYAKQVQEAQSVTGAKNAKSEPVAGAGDEATAVRYDLKKKEGSFKQQTVVARVENVVVTVDYNGAGLAGDKAPSADTLTKAAEKAVKEAVAAVTSANGTGTGAGSGSGSGGAGSTPSKSSSKSPSKTASPSASASKSAAKSDAKAPAATASSSASSAADKS
- a CDS encoding DUF2637 domain-containing protein; this encodes MHRVLIGVVVSGAVVIAGIGFAGSYAAVRELALKKGFGNFAYVFPIGIDAGICVLLALDLLLTWIRIPFPLLRQTAWLLTVATIAFNGAAAWPDPLGVGMHAVIPILFVVSVEAARHAIGRIADITADKHMEGVRLTRWLLSPIPTFLLWRRMKLWELRSYEQVIKLEQDRLVYQARLHSRFGRAWRRKAPVESIMPLRLARYGVPLAQTAPSGLAAAGIEPVLLPPAPQLEPAREQEQPTAPAVQNAPAPAREQLPAAEGNERHEQSRDQAEPQNPWLHSRDPQTVAYQGGYDPTYEPDPVYSGWYEEEPQAEQFQQYEEEQQRFEQQQRRFDRQQQPFPQQQAFQQEEPAPAPEPSMEDTGTFQIPSGPGRTREMGAGGGTELTEDEYYQVFKKSIDGSYPTSGQFRGDVEATYGITLPQREAERMVTRFTNRHTTQLEEEHIA
- the lysS gene encoding lysine--tRNA ligase, with protein sequence MPIVAQSTETTDWVSRFADEVIEESERRAPGKPVVVASGLSPSGPIHLGNLREVMTPHLVADEIRRRGHEVRHLISWDDYDRYRKVPNGVEGTDASWAEHIGKPLTSVPAPVGSPYPNWAEHFKAAMVASLAELGVEFDGIGQTAQYTSGVYREQILHAMKHRGDIDAILDQYRTKKAPAKKPQQAQKPVDDAELEAEAGSGAAEEDDGSSGSAGYFPYKPFCGSCGKDLTTVTAYDDDTTELTYVCTEDGFTETVHLSEFNRGKLVWKVDWPMRWAYEGVIFEPSGVDHSSPGSSFQVGGQIVGIFGGERPIGPMYAFVGISGMAKMSSSKGGVPTPADALQIMEPQLLRWLYARRRPNQSFKIAFDQEIQRLYDEWDKLDGKVAEGAALPADLAAHARAVRTAAGELPRTPRPMPYRTLASVADITAGAEDQTLRILSELDPADPLSTLDEVRPRLDKAEAWINTHVPADQRTIVRDEPDTDLLKSLDEPSQQSLRLLRDGLADHWSLDGLSHLVYGVPKVQAGFSADATAKELPPEIKTAQRTFFALLYHLLVGRDTGPRLPTLLLAVGQERVRRLLGE
- the argS gene encoding arginine--tRNA ligase, translated to MTSVTSLTDLVHQRLANALTATLPEAAADPLLRRSDRADFQANGILALAKKAKANPRELATQVVANVTTGDVIKDIEVSGPGFLNVTITDRAITETLAARYADDTARLGVPLAPHPGTTVIDYAQPNVAKEMHVGHLRSAVIGDAVVQLLEFTGESVVRRHHIGDWGTQFGMLIQYLDEHPGELDHADADVTGEEAMSNLDRLYKAARKLFDSDEEFKTRARRRVVDLQAGDPQTLAAWQKFVDESKIYFFSVFEKLDMEIRDADIVGESGYNDMLDETCRLLEESGVAEISDGALCVFFDDIKGPDGNRVPLIVRKSDGGYGYAATDLSAIRDRVFNLKATSLLYVVDVRQSLHFKMVFETARRAGWLNDDVTAYQLAFGTILGKDGKPFKTREGVSVKLEDLLDEAVQRATAVVRDKAEKVGLTEQEIIDNGRYVGIGAVKYADLSTSAVRDYKFDLDQMVSLNGDTAVYLQYAYARIQSILRKAGESHPQAHPELELAPAERSLGLHLDQFSEVVAEAAKEYAPHKLTAYLYQLASALTTFYDQCHVLSPDNAPEVVENRLFLVDLTARTLQRGMALLGIRTPERL